In one window of Echeneis naucrates chromosome 17, fEcheNa1.1, whole genome shotgun sequence DNA:
- the LOC115057333 gene encoding inositol monophosphatase 1-like isoform X2: MVDIWQNAMDHAVTIARRAGEVVREALHEDRKVMTKSSSVDLVTQTDQKVEQLIIQSVKEKFPTHRFIGEESVAAGEVCELTDSPTWIIDPIDGTTNFVHTFPFVAVSIGFSVNKQSEFGVVYSCLEDKMFTARRGRGAFCNDQPLSVSDQEDIKQSVIATEFGSSRDPEAVNNIFTSLRNIVSLPIHGVRGAGSAAINLCLVASGCVEAYYEIGIHVWDIAAGSLIVTEAGGILLDVEVDLMSRRILAANNTTIADRLIREIQSFSPPRDDAPLLPQ; the protein is encoded by the exons ATGGTTGACATCTGGCAAAATGCCATGGACCATGCCGTCACCATCGCCAGGAGAGCTGgagag GTGGTGCGTGAGGCTCTGCATGAAGACAGAAAGGTCATGACAAAGAGTTCATCAGTCGACTTGGTGACACAAACTGACCAGAAGGTTGAGCAGCTCATCATCCAATCAGTGAAGGAGAAATTCCCCACACACAG gttcATAGGGGAGGAGTCAGTGGCAGCCGGTGAAGTTTGTGAGCTCACCGACAGTCCGACCTGGATCATCGACCCCATTGATGGGACAACCAACTTTGTTCACAC ATTTCcttttgttgctgtttccaTTGGATTCTCTGTCAAcaaacag AGTGAGTTTGGCGTGGTTTACAGTTGCCTAGAAGACAAGATGTTTACGGCAAGGAGGGGCAGGGGTGCATTCTGTAATGATCAACCGCTGAGTGTTTCTGATCAGGAAG acATCAAACAGTCTGTCATTGCCACAGAGTTTGGATCAAGCAGAGACCCTGAAGCAGTCAACAACATCTTCACCAGCCTGAGGAACATCGTGAGCCTCCCCATCCACGg GGTGCGGGGAGCAGGAAGTGCAGCCATAAACTTGTGTCTTGTGGCATCGGGTTGTGTTGAAGCATATTATGAGATTGGGATCCACGTCTGGGACATTGCTGCCGGCTCGCTGATTGTCACAGAGGCTGGTGGCATCCTGCTGGATGTGGAAG TGGACTTGATGTCCCGGAGGATCCTGGCTGCCAACAACACAACCATCGCTGACAGGCTCATCAGAGAGATCCAGTCCTTCAGCCCTCCAAGAGATGATGCTCCACTACTGCCACAGTGA
- the LOC115057333 gene encoding inositol monophosphatase 1-like isoform X1: MVDIWQNAMDHAVTIARRAGEVVREALHEDRKVMTKSSSVDLVTQTDQKVEQLIIQSVKEKFPTHRFIGEESVAAGEVCELTDSPTWIIDPIDGTTNFVHTFPFVAVSIGFSVNKQSEFGVVYSCLEDKMFTARRGRGAFCNDQPLSVSDQEDIKQSVIATEFGSSRDPEAVNNIFTSLRNIVSLPIHGVRGAGSAAINLCLVASGCVEAYYEIGIHVWDIAAGSLIVTEAGGILLDVEGGPVDLMSRRILAANNTTIADRLIREIQSFSPPRDDAPLLPQ, from the exons ATGGTTGACATCTGGCAAAATGCCATGGACCATGCCGTCACCATCGCCAGGAGAGCTGgagag GTGGTGCGTGAGGCTCTGCATGAAGACAGAAAGGTCATGACAAAGAGTTCATCAGTCGACTTGGTGACACAAACTGACCAGAAGGTTGAGCAGCTCATCATCCAATCAGTGAAGGAGAAATTCCCCACACACAG gttcATAGGGGAGGAGTCAGTGGCAGCCGGTGAAGTTTGTGAGCTCACCGACAGTCCGACCTGGATCATCGACCCCATTGATGGGACAACCAACTTTGTTCACAC ATTTCcttttgttgctgtttccaTTGGATTCTCTGTCAAcaaacag AGTGAGTTTGGCGTGGTTTACAGTTGCCTAGAAGACAAGATGTTTACGGCAAGGAGGGGCAGGGGTGCATTCTGTAATGATCAACCGCTGAGTGTTTCTGATCAGGAAG acATCAAACAGTCTGTCATTGCCACAGAGTTTGGATCAAGCAGAGACCCTGAAGCAGTCAACAACATCTTCACCAGCCTGAGGAACATCGTGAGCCTCCCCATCCACGg GGTGCGGGGAGCAGGAAGTGCAGCCATAAACTTGTGTCTTGTGGCATCGGGTTGTGTTGAAGCATATTATGAGATTGGGATCCACGTCTGGGACATTGCTGCCGGCTCGCTGATTGTCACAGAGGCTGGTGGCATCCTGCTGGATGTGGAAG GGGGACCAGTGGACTTGATGTCCCGGAGGATCCTGGCTGCCAACAACACAACCATCGCTGACAGGCTCATCAGAGAGATCCAGTCCTTCAGCCCTCCAAGAGATGATGCTCCACTACTGCCACAGTGA